Proteins encoded by one window of Clostridium cagae:
- a CDS encoding late control protein D: MEFIIEIYGFTSSFKLDIKKRSRSFQNIDMTYDALINEILKDYSGYTFTQNIGKGQKIDKPLFQYKETDWNFFKRIASELKSELYCDIINLNYMFNFGIPSDHSYKLNDNMNYGAFKNLKRFHEAGGDEVYHDTDYFYYELKMRTILEIGSEIYFKQKELYVREYEAYRNKEEIIYKYKLCRKNGVWQTKLYNSLLGGASIEGKVLAVKEELVKIHLNIDENQSEEEAFWFKYAPSTTNMMYAMPSIGESVRLYFPSEGNEEPIITGCTRKNGDTCGQTSDTKNRYFQTEHGSEIAMLPGALNIKGVSKEPLSINFEDETGVTLTSPTGLNLNAGGEIVIRTRNNINISAQSQILMTKGNTENGVSIEGEFHIRANNVIKNGSSRESYAPFVEGGV, translated from the coding sequence ATGGAATTTATTATAGAAATATATGGATTTACATCAAGTTTTAAATTAGATATAAAGAAAAGGAGCAGATCTTTTCAAAATATTGATATGACTTATGATGCTCTTATAAATGAAATATTAAAAGATTATTCAGGTTACACTTTTACTCAAAATATAGGGAAAGGACAAAAAATAGATAAGCCATTATTTCAATATAAGGAAACAGATTGGAATTTTTTTAAGAGGATTGCAAGTGAGTTAAAATCAGAATTATATTGTGATATAATAAATTTGAATTATATGTTTAATTTTGGAATACCAAGTGATCATAGTTATAAATTAAATGATAATATGAATTATGGAGCTTTCAAAAATTTAAAAAGATTTCATGAAGCTGGTGGAGATGAAGTTTATCATGACACTGATTATTTTTATTATGAATTAAAGATGAGAACTATCCTTGAAATTGGATCTGAAATTTATTTTAAGCAGAAAGAATTATATGTTAGAGAGTATGAGGCTTATAGGAATAAAGAGGAGATAATCTATAAATATAAATTATGCAGAAAAAATGGGGTATGGCAAACAAAATTATATAATTCACTTTTGGGTGGAGCATCTATTGAAGGAAAAGTTCTAGCAGTAAAAGAAGAGTTAGTAAAGATTCATTTAAATATAGACGAAAATCAAAGTGAAGAAGAAGCTTTTTGGTTTAAATACGCACCTTCAACAACAAATATGATGTATGCAATGCCTAGTATTGGAGAAAGTGTAAGACTCTATTTTCCAAGTGAAGGTAATGAAGAACCCATTATTACAGGTTGCACAAGAAAAAATGGAGACACTTGCGGACAAACATCTGACACAAAAAATAGATACTTTCAAACAGAACACGGAAGTGAAATAGCGATGCTTCCAGGAGCTCTAAATATAAAAGGTGTAAGCAAGGAACCATTAAGTATAAATTTTGAAGATGAAACAGGAGTAACTCTTACAAGTCCAACTGGATTAAACCTAAATGCAGGTGGAGAAATAGTAATAAGGACACGAAACAACATAAACATAAGTGCTCAAAGCCAAATATTAATGACTAAAGGAAATACAGAAAATGGGGTCTCAATAGAAGGCGAATTTCATATTAGAGCAAATAACGTAATAAAAAACGGAAGCAGTAGAGAATCTTATGCTCCTTTTGTAGAAGGAGGGGTATAA
- a CDS encoding SUKH-3 domain-containing protein, protein MLEEKVKKILTRAGWVENRKIDITNQVKILEGVGYKVFDVARRFIEEFGELDIIAKYIDFLGEEDYDEHTTKIDKMGYLKNSKNVMKNYYEKVGERIIPICKLYSGEYIVCISESGKFFISEGMWAKDTDDFWNSILGEYQGVFLDWIDYKAGKEFQPSKYKNKEYF, encoded by the coding sequence ATGTTAGAAGAAAAAGTGAAAAAAATATTAACAAGAGCAGGATGGGTTGAAAATAGAAAGATAGATATAACAAATCAGGTAAAAATACTTGAAGGTGTAGGCTATAAAGTATTTGATGTTGCACGAAGGTTTATTGAAGAATTTGGTGAACTGGACATTATAGCTAAATATATAGATTTTCTTGGAGAAGAAGATTATGACGAACATACAACAAAAATTGATAAGATGGGATATTTGAAAAATAGTAAGAATGTAATGAAAAATTATTATGAAAAAGTTGGAGAACGAATAATTCCAATATGTAAATTATATAGTGGAGAATATATTGTATGTATATCTGAGTCTGGTAAATTTTTCATTAGTGAGGGGATGTGGGCAAAGGATACTGATGACTTTTGGAATAGTATCTTAGGAGAATATCAAGGTGTTTTTTTAGACTGGATAGATTATAAGGCAGGCAAAGAATTCCAGCCATCCAAATATAAAAATAAAGAATACTTCTAA
- a CDS encoding Rpn family recombination-promoting nuclease/putative transposase, giving the protein MPKKHDYDAAWKTILEAFEVEVVEVLFPEIFDEIAWELGTESLDLELQEIQREIFDKDSAEKIISDKIIKVKLKDNNSKILFIHVEVQSYSSDEDVFGERMFRYFYRIWDKFRYKNKDKSEVIAAAIYTYKGERGKDTKYVYKVPKLNDEILVYNFRTIDVEKIELENISYDNPLKLVFKMAKTLLETKPKDADIYKAKIQLAEELVEYDKVKNEEQIKALADFLEYLFLIKDKELEKKFEEYKRERGGAVRMTVDQIRQKYYEQKGKEVGIQEGMQKGMQKGKEEGLKEGKIEIAKNLLDVLDDETISLKTGLSVDEVRKLRLN; this is encoded by the coding sequence TTGCCCAAAAAACATGATTATGATGCGGCATGGAAAACAATACTTGAAGCCTTTGAAGTGGAAGTTGTAGAAGTGTTATTTCCTGAAATATTTGATGAAATTGCATGGGAGCTTGGCACTGAAAGTCTAGATTTAGAGCTTCAAGAAATTCAAAGAGAGATTTTTGATAAAGATAGTGCTGAAAAAATAATTTCAGATAAAATAATAAAGGTAAAACTTAAAGATAATAATAGCAAGATTTTATTTATCCATGTTGAAGTTCAAAGTTATAGTAGTGATGAAGATGTCTTTGGTGAAAGAATGTTTAGATATTTTTATAGGATTTGGGATAAGTTTAGATATAAGAATAAAGACAAAAGTGAAGTCATTGCAGCAGCAATATATACATATAAAGGGGAACGTGGAAAAGATACAAAGTATGTATATAAAGTACCTAAGCTTAATGATGAAATTCTAGTTTATAATTTTAGAACTATAGATGTTGAAAAAATAGAATTAGAAAACATAAGTTATGATAACCCATTAAAATTAGTATTTAAAATGGCAAAAACACTTCTTGAAACAAAACCAAAAGATGCGGATATTTATAAGGCAAAAATACAACTTGCAGAAGAGTTAGTTGAGTATGATAAAGTTAAAAATGAAGAACAAATTAAAGCATTAGCAGATTTTTTAGAATATTTATTCTTAATTAAAGATAAGGAACTTGAAAAGAAATTTGAAGAATATAAAAGAGAAAGAGGAGGTGCTGTAAGAATGACTGTTGATCAAATAAGACAGAAATATTATGAACAAAAAGGTAAAGAAGTTGGAATTCAAGAAGGAATGCAAAAGGGTATGCAAAAAGGAAAAGAGGAAGGTCTAAAAGAAGGAAAAATTGAAATTGCCAAAAATTTATTAGATGTTTTAGATGATGAAACAATATCATTAAAAACAGGCCTTAGTGTTGATGAAGTAAGAAAATTAAGATTAAATTAG
- a CDS encoding pentapeptide repeat-containing protein: MSSNSELVTKGNVLQPIPSGPLSQSIQNINGKINEVRRNKNTLLDEVIKKCDLSFSDLEDLSAERLEMEDVNIKASSFLNSELYSCNLEKCNLEECDFERAGIGASYFIDCNFNNPNMKYVVMNVSFCTGSSFDEVDFSNGELRGTCIDNASVKNAKITNVDAKMSSFNGSDLSGADLSNSNFEKASFLNCKLEGVKWKGANIDNAKFDIGIREKIEKFI, from the coding sequence ATGTCAAGTAATAGTGAATTAGTTACTAAGGGAAATGTTCTTCAACCAATACCAAGTGGGCCACTTTCTCAAAGTATACAGAATATTAATGGTAAAATAAATGAAGTAAGAAGAAATAAAAATACTTTGTTAGATGAAGTAATTAAAAAGTGTGATTTATCATTTAGTGATTTAGAAGATTTATCAGCTGAAAGATTAGAAATGGAAGATGTTAATATTAAAGCGTCATCATTTTTAAACTCAGAATTATATAGTTGTAATTTAGAAAAATGTAATTTAGAAGAATGTGATTTTGAAAGAGCTGGTATTGGAGCAAGTTATTTTATCGACTGTAATTTTAATAACCCCAATATGAAATATGTTGTAATGAATGTTAGTTTTTGTACTGGTTCAAGTTTTGATGAAGTAGATTTTTCTAATGGAGAGCTAAGAGGAACATGTATAGATAATGCAAGTGTGAAAAATGCAAAAATAACTAATGTAGATGCTAAAATGTCATCATTTAATGGATCCGACTTAAGTGGAGCTGATTTGTCTAACAGTAATTTTGAAAAAGCGAGTTTCTTAAACTGCAAATTAGAAGGTGTAAAATGGAAGGGTGCTAATATTGACAATGCTAAATTTGATATAGGAATAAGAGAAAAAATAGAAAAGTTTATATAA
- a CDS encoding endonuclease V produces the protein MKIDFIHDFNVKTEEEFSKIQLDFANKIVLENRFNIKNITTCAGVDLAYWIKDEEEYAACCIVIIDYKTKEVLEKVYSYGKINEPYIPGYLAFRELPLIIKAVEKLKIEPDIFIFDGNGYLHFNHMGSATHASFFLNKPTIGVAKSYLKIKGTDFKMPKEEIGLYNDIIIDNEVYGRVLRSRSNVKPIFISCGNYIDLDTSTEIIINLLNKESRIPIPVRLADLETHIVREKLENI, from the coding sequence ATGAAAATAGATTTTATTCATGACTTTAATGTAAAAACTGAAGAAGAGTTTTCCAAAATTCAACTTGATTTTGCTAATAAAATTGTATTAGAAAACCGATTTAATATTAAAAATATAACAACATGTGCAGGTGTTGATCTTGCATATTGGATAAAAGATGAAGAAGAGTATGCTGCATGCTGCATAGTAATAATTGATTATAAAACTAAGGAAGTATTAGAGAAAGTATATAGTTACGGGAAGATAAATGAACCATATATACCAGGATACTTAGCATTTAGAGAGTTACCTTTAATTATCAAAGCTGTTGAAAAATTAAAGATAGAGCCTGATATATTTATATTTGATGGAAATGGATATTTACATTTTAATCATATGGGAAGTGCAACACATGCTTCATTTTTCTTAAATAAACCAACAATAGGTGTAGCAAAAAGTTATCTTAAAATAAAAGGAACAGATTTTAAAATGCCTAAAGAGGAAATAGGATTATATAATGATATAATCATAGACAATGAAGTTTATGGAAGAGTATTAAGAAGCAGAAGTAATGTTAAACCAATATTTATTTCATGTGGAAATTACATTGATTTAGATACAAGTACAGAGATAATAATAAATTTATTAAATAAAGAAAGTAGAATACCAATTCCCGTAAGATTAGCAGACTTAGAGACACATATTGTAAGAGAAAAATTAGAAAATATATAA